A window of Miscanthus floridulus cultivar M001 chromosome 12, ASM1932011v1, whole genome shotgun sequence genomic DNA:
GATCAAAGGCAAAATACATTTCTCAAGGATGTTTGTGTGCATTAGAGCATGTGTTGATGGTTTTTTGTCAGGGTGTCGGCCATATCTTGGTGTCGATTCTACTCACTTGACTGAAAAATATAATGGACAATTGGCTGCAGCAACTGTAATTGATGGACACAACTGGATGTATCCAGTTGCGTATGGGATTTTTGATAAGGAAACAAATGCCAACTGGGCATGGTTCATGGCAAACCTGAAGAAAGCAATTGGTACTCCACCTGAGTTGACAATCCATACTGATGCGTGCAAAGGATTAGCATATGGTGTCAACAAAGTCTTCAAAGGTGATGCAGAGCACTGTGAGTGCTTTAGGCACCTAATGGCTAATTTTAGGAAGAAATTCAGAGGTGAGGTGTTGAAATACATGTGGCCTCTTGCATGGGCATGTATAGCTCGAAGCCATGATGCATTGTTGGAGAAAATTGGAACTGAATGTCCTAAAGCAATTACCTTTTTAGACAACCATCACAAGGTGAATTAGAACAAGAACTTCCACCACCTTGTCCAAAAAAGGGGAAAAACAAAGGTAATataatattttgtttcttttacgTGCTTAAAAAGTAGTTTTACCAATCCAAATTTTCAAATGTAGGATAAACAACTCTGAATCTGTTGGAGCCTCCACAACTAATGCTAGGACATCTACAGCAGCTGCTGAACCCTCTCCAATGCCTCATTCAAGCCCGGGTGTAACAACTAGAAGGATGTCATCCATTTCTCTGACTAGCCCAAGTGTAACAACTAGAAGGATGGCTGCAATCTCACCTGGTGGAATCAATCGAAGGCTCATCATTGAGTAGATGAATTAGCTATATTAGTATTATAGTGTGTGAACTGTGGtcttatatatatgtgtgtaattTCTAGACAAACCTTGCTGAAACTTTTAGAGAAACCATGCTGTAGTGTGTGAATTATGGtcttatatatatgtgtgtaattTCTGAATAAACCTTGCTAGAACTTCTAAAGAAATCATGCTGAAATTTCTACCTTGATGAGTGTTATATCCTGTGGGTTTAGACAAGGCAACAACATATATGCTACAGTTAGGTCTGGAGGGCTACTCAGTGTTTGCTTTTTTTTATATGTTCGCTGAAATGAATTGAGTGTGAAAGGCTGCTCAAATGAACCTTTCAATAGGAGTTAACGTTAAGTTAATAGATGTGCTAGATGCCTGGTATTTTTCTATAGTTGGATCTTTTAATGGTATAGGAGTTAACGTTGAGTTAGCAGATGTGCTAGATGGCTGGTATTTTTCTATAGTTGAATCTTTTAATGGTATTTTTCTAAAGATCGGATCTTTTAATGTTACTGTACTAATTTTCCCTCAGGAATATGGTAGCCTTGCCACCAcaccttcttcctcttcctcaccTCATTGCCATTTCATCGAGCACCAAACTGGCATGGCGTGAGCAGCCGAACCATCCTCAGTTCGCGGCCATGGCGCGCCACCAGGGGATCGAATCGAGAGGGGGAACGAGAAAGAGAACGGGATGGGAGGGGAACCTTCAAGCTCACACCAGCGCCTGAGAGAGAGTAGAGACAGATGAAGAGAAGAGAACGGAGATGGAGGGGAGGGAGCACGTCGTTGGAGGCTAGAGCAGCCACGGAGCCCGCGCCTACGGCCTGCGCAGCAGCGTTGCCCGCGCTCGCGGCGTGCTCCCCAGCGGCAGCCTTGAGTGGCGGATCCGCCGCCATCACAGCCGGGAGGGGCGATTCCGCCGCCGTCGCAGCCAGGAGGGGCGAGGCTGCCGCCATCACAGCCTTGAGGGGCAAGGCCGCCGTGGGCAGATCTGGGTGCGCCCGGGCCAGAGATGAGGGAGGAGCGTCGCCGCTTCGCGTGAGGCCGCCGAGGGCGTCGTCGTGGTTCGCGTTGCGGCTAGGCAAGGCCGCCAGGGAAGGGAGGAGGGGAGCCGCTGGGGAGGAAGGAAGGGGGCGGAGGCGcggggagggaggcggcggcgctgcccATGGCGAGGTGGGGATAGCCGGAGGGGCGACGCAGGATTCTTTGGAGGAGGCGACCGGAGGTGACGGCAACGTCTGCTCGGGCCGAGCCCTTCGTTTCCCCGGGGCCTGGCTGAGGGGTGCTTTGATGACTGTGTGGGCCGGGCTCCCAACCACGTCCGGGCAAACAAATAGGCGGCCAAGTTACAGCCCACGGCACAGTAGCCCGGTTGGTCCAGACAAACAAACGCGCTCTTGCCGTCCGCTACGGCATGCATAGTCCTGCATTTGTCTTTGCTCTAGATAAGCACGAGGTTGGATTTCTTTcgataagggcatgtttggaagcCTTGTAATTCTTTTCACCTGGAAATGACTTCCCATTGTATTTTCTTGTGTTTGGTTCATATGAATTATTTCTCAACCCTAAAAAAAAGAATGGAGACGCAGTAACCAAGTCTCTACTTTGCGAGAAGGGATCGTGAAATCAAAATCCAAATGCAAGTAGTACACGCAAAAAATCAGCCAGCATTTGTTCGTCTCTTGTGTCCAATTCGATCTGAACATAATTCGAATGAGCAAAGCTGAGCTTCATCAATGGACAGTCTCCTACATACCTCCTGGCCCGTTCAGCCGGCGTTGGCCACTGGAGCTCCATGGGCTCGTCATGAGGTTGATCAGCAGCAGCACGGGCGGCGTTTTGCCGGACCATGAACACAGGGACAGATAGCAGCTGGTCGTtgagcttgacgccggccatgTCCGCGCAGCATATGCCAAGCAAGACACTGATGCCAGGCAAGGACTGCCTGCGCCAGCCCGTGCAGCGTGGTGTCCGTGTTGGCAGTGACTTTGCTGCCGCGGTGAGCATCCGACTATCCAGAGTTTCTGACTTTGACTAGTTGGAGAAGTTGCTAGGGGCCTCGTGCTGGGCAAATCGAAGCAGCGCACCGGCGACATCTCCGCTACGCCGAGGAAGGAGGCGTTGTTGTTCGAAGCGCACCAGAAACTGCGTGACCCTGGGAACCACGTCCCTACGGCTCGCGCACCTCGTCCCAGGCAGCTCCACTGACGCGACGGCGAGGCAAGCGGCGCAATCCGACGTCTCGGCGTCTGCGAGGCATGTGACGATGCCGTAGACAGTGTTCACCGCGTCGGCGGTCGCTGGAGTTGCAAGCGCGGTATCGGAAGCAGAGGTGGTTGGCTGGGACTTGGAAGCAGGGGCCGTTCGAGCCCTCGACGTCGCCGCTCCGCCGTGAGATGAGATCTCGAGAGCCTCGGGAAGAAGATGAGGCATAGGGTGAGAGACTCGTGAGAGACGGACCGAGGAGGCCCGATATTTGTCGGAAAAAAAGTGTGGCCTGCTCAGACGTTTTTATTTTTCCGGCTGTATTCGCTCAAAACCAGTGTTCTCTATTTTTTTAGGCTCACCAGGCTTCCAAACACTACTTTTCAATTCGGCTTGTAAAAGATTACGGGCCTGTATTTTACATCTGTTTTGGATTGAAAACCTgtcttccaaacaggcccttagataGATCGAGAATATAAAGTTGGAACAAGACAACAGTGGTCGCTTTCGGGTGAGTATTTCTTGTTAAATTAATGCATTGCACTCAGGAGGATCGGTCCTACGTGTACAGTGCATGGGTGTACATACGTGCGCCCAATATTTTTTTTATCCAAAAGTTATGCTCAAATACACGCATATTATACTTTTGGTTGAGCTTAGACGCCTTTGCCCTTAATTGctcattttatattatttttggaTAAGGCCTTCGAGAATACTAGGATGGCAATCCATCATGCCTCCATGGGCCTCTCGCGCCCAGCAGGCCATCGCGATCGAGTCAAACCGGGATTTGTTAAACGGAAATGGTACGTCCGTCCGTCAGAACGGCCCCTTCGTGGACCTGCATATCAACCCAATAATTCTCCACGCTCGCTTATTTTTTATTAGATATCCACGTCCGTCTTTTCCGTTGCACCAGTCCGGTTGaataaggaaagaagaaagagacaaGAGACCTCCTCCGGTCTGCTCCGCATGTCGACGGTGATCGATCCCGCCTGCTCCTGCTCCGTGACCCGCCCCGTTGCTCCTGCTCTGCCGCTCGCTCCGCCGTCGACAGTCACCCCGCGCTGTTCTTTCCCCTGATCCACCACGCCGCTCCACTGCTTCCTGCTGCTGCTTCTGCTCTGCGGCACGCTTCGCCTGCATGTGTGGCGCAGCTAGCCACTGAGGCCGCTGCGTAAGGAGAAGCGTCGTGCCCTGACACGGAGGTCCTATGGCCTCACCTCTTGCAACGGCTACAACGCTCCAATGTAGACGGCAGATGAGGCTGCACTGAGATACGATGCATGTTGTAAATGTACACTTCAAATATTTCAGGTATtttagagatatgttgcaagtgtttcataagaatgttgcaaaagtagattgggatgttgcaatGGTCTATACACCTATGTTCAAAGTGAATGTTCCAAAGATTTtatttgtttcagacgtatgttgcaagttttttatttagatgttgcaaaactagatagAATGTtacatatatatgcaagtgttttcaagtgttttttttaCATATGTTAttagtgtttcatcttgatgtttgcatatgtttgcaatggctacacacgtgttttcaagtttttctgttgttttgtaagtgtttcagacgtatgttgtaagtgtttcggctgttttagacgtatgttgcgaaagtagatcgggtgttgcacatgttgcaatacgTGTGAGAAGCGAAAGGGGGCGCGGGCTCCGTGTGAGCGTGTGAAATGCAGGCTCGGACGAGGGCGTGCTAGCCCGAGCGCGGGAAACAGGAGTGCAGCACGGGCATCCATCCGAACATCCAGATGCTACCACTGCcgtttatttctatattttttaaaTTTGCTTTCTACATAAATAATTTGTCCTAATacgaaaaaaattcaaaactataCTACTGCCGCCCGGTTCAATTGGCggaatcttcttcttcttttttttaacaACGACACCCGGGGGCGCAATCTTCTTTTCTATCAGCTCAACATAGGAAAAACAATACTTTTATTAAGTATGAACTTAGATGAAGATAAAATTATATGaaatatgaaagttgtagagaaacAAGCGATCTATGACTTTTGTATTAAAATTTTGATATAATATTCAGATCTACATTTCTAGATCTAAACATTAAAACGATTATTCAAGTACCAAGGTGGCTTCAAACGGAAATGATGTGAACTATATTGTTGCAGATTTTCATCGTTAAATACAACTATTATATGAGTTTTATCTGCATGCTCCGTCCGTCCCACAGAACATGTAATCCTACGGTTCAAATTTTGTCCCAAAATTCATGTAATCCTAGAGTTTAGATTATCTTTTCAGATGGACCCCACCAATAAAAAAACATTGCACCTTTGAAAAACCAACTCATTCCGTATGGTACTTTGAAGAAACATTCTAGATTACTCTTGAGTTCTAGCACATCAGAAGAAGATGTAGGAGGGGCACATGCGTAATTTCACACCTTCACTAAACTTGCCTTGAAAAGTATATGACTATATGAAAAAGGCTATAATTTTTGGAAGGTGTACTACGTAAGGGTGTGAATAAAGTGCCTCAATCTATCCAGTAGTTAGTGTAGCGTATTTTAGAAATAAAAAGTTTCTGTCGGCTGGAGTCTGGAGTTGATCAGTGGATGTTTTTTTTTAGCAACAGCTGATCAGTGGATGTGAAAGCGGTGGATTTACCAGTCCGAGTCCACCAAAGTTTCGAGCCAGCGTGGTGCCCAATAAACTGAGGCCTCACAGGCCAATACGGGCTGGTAGTGGTGGTGCGCACCAGAACCACGACCCACCGGCTTACTGATCGTCCGCCAAGGAAGGATGGATCTGGTGATTCTTGAAGCAAAAGCGGAAGCTCCGCTCGGGATTGCACTGCGCCTAGAAAGGATGCCTGTGTAGTGTGTACTGCGCCTAGATGAGATGCTTGCGCACCTTTGTGAGAGTCTTTGCAAAATTAAAGCAGCTAGCTAGGGCGAAGAAATGTGGGTGATTAATTTTTAGGGTGCTTTTGGAGAATGGGTATCGCAAAAGCAGCACTGAGTGTTATGTGTAATGTTTCATCTAATGTTGCCAACTTGAATTCACACACCAATCGTCAGGTTGTAGCATGGAGTGGCTGCCAAAATTTGTGGCCGCCACAATGGACAGATGGGTCAGATTGCCAAGGTTGGTTCATGGCTGTGACCAGAGAAGGCACCAAGGCTGCGCACTCCCTGACCATTCTCAGCTTGTGGTGCATCTGGAAACAACGTAATGCAGTTGTATTCAGAGAATCAAGACGCACGGCACATGCAGTATCCATGGAAGTCAAGGATGTTTGCTCTCTTTGGTCCATGGCTGGCGGGACGTTTCTCAGGCCCCTTTTAGATCGTGATTTGTTTTTTTGAGTAATTAGCTTAGAGATCTCAACCACTACAGCGGTCTGCTGTAAGTGGTAGCGCCTCTCGCGCTTGTAAGGGGGGTCACCTGGCCCCCGAAAACTCACTTCTTAATCAATGTGCCGCGCAAccggatctttcaaaaaaaaaagtagagATGGCCATTGATTGAGCACCTAAAATGGATTAGGAGCAACTGCAGCTCCAATTTCGAGAACATAATGAATGAGCTCATGGCTTGTCTATCCACATCAGCCAGGCTTCAACATGTATGTGTCAAAGATGATACGGTATTTACACTCACAGAGGCTTGTTGATGATGCTAACCCATGGATGAAGTTAATGGAAATTTATATGCTTGAATTTTAGTTTTTCTAATTAGTACATCCACATTGTAAAGGGGGGACGAATGATTGAGACTATTATGTATACAGTCTGATCAGGCAGTCACAACTTTATTAGAGAAACGAGATCTACAATGTTGCAGTGTTTAGGCCTATCAGAAAATGGCCACATTACAAAAGGCACTGGAAAATGTGCAACGTAACCGCCGCTGGTTTTCCTTACAAGAAAAGGTATCATGTTTTTAACATGCCTCTTCTCCTTTTTACTGGTTTCAGCCAAAGTgttccccccaaaaaaaaaagaatccaaTTTTGAGCATTATACCATGGGTCGGACATATGATCGATCCCATATTTAGTTTATTCTCACTACGTAGTATGTTCATACGTGGTTATAGGATAACtaatttttttttactaaaaacaCAAGAGtcgcatgataagataataatactgttaaattaaataccgacgtcgaagtgacatttaattcaaaaagtaaagttcgtgaaattaacacagtcacggagagcgcgacatcgcagactcacaaactctacttagcatgttcgcttgttggtttcagccagcccaaatcagccagccaacagtattttcctctcacaataaaccagcaccagccagctcaaaccagcccagaaaccaaccagcgaacaggccgactgtatagactttttcgtgatacggctaagataatattttatatcgacagaaagaattctacgatatccatttctttcatgcaccAATAAATTCATGAATAAGTTccactgcatctccatataatcatgtacacacaggttcgagtatatatgtaaataggttcgtacatgtgcgttgctacgggacagctaaacttttatactaaaaacacacggatcgcacgataagataacaatactgtaaaagtatatgaccgacgttaaagtgacatttaatccaaaaagctaagttcgtgaaatttacacaatcacagagagcatggcgtcacaggctcacaaactctactgtgtagatctttccgtgatgcggctaagatcattttttatatcggcaggaagagatttccgatatccatttctttcgtgcgccaataaatccacgaataagttccaccacatctccataccatcctgtacacggcgctggcaagcgaattagccacaacttatgtaattagttttataattagctcatgcttagtcctcctaattgatatctaaaaattcaatgtgacaggaactaaagtttagtcctgagatccaaacaccccctaactctcgactcctgctggctgctcacttgcacctCCATGTctatgtgtctgcacgtatatactctaatgccagaacgtctaagatggtctttattgtccaccatttgaaaatatcataactttaaggttgtcatttgtgtatgatgtaggattgggatgctttgcactgattcatgagggtgtccatgagagtcaaaatttttgatgccattatgatgtctaagcttatcAATCAGACAaagacgaacttgattgttaaaatatttttaaTATTGTTTTCATATACTCCCtttgtcccaaaatagaattcattctcatTTCCAGAGAAGTCTAACTTTTTTTttacttcgaccaattatatataaaagaatattaatatttataatacataattagtatcattacatagaccattgaatatattttcataataaacttatttgaagatataactgttgcacgtattttttacaaacctagtcaaagttgaaaaagtttgacctgcacacatcccataacgacttatattttgaggcagaggaagtatatgctaatgagAGTAGTCAACTGCAAgtcgtgatgaacacaacaatactttcatattatatgttaATTGGAGCACAAGAAACGCATgggaatggacctatatacgAATGGTGAGACTATTCGTTTAGGAAATTGtcgaaggttcaccagtctcaccatgtataatctgcacatcttttatttggcaccactgatgttctcaaggagcagGCGAGCAGCCATTTTTTAATTTTAGGTCTGCATgctggaaacactaaaattaagggccaacctcattgagtcgtcttgcttgatctttgccaattgtttccttccatgcacgtggcctcaggtgatcgatttgtttccttcaaagcagacggagatcgcagggatgacaatttctttttctatcgcgcgaggtatcgcatggccggaagggaggagccttgcttgatctttgccaattgttttcttacatgcatgattattgtttccttccatacacatggcctcaggtgatcgatttattTCCTTTAAAGCCGACAgggatcgcagggatgacagtttctttttctatcgcgtggGGTATCGCATGGCCGGAAGGGAGCAGCGACCCAAAAAAAAAGTCGCACCAAGAAAGTCTtacttttagtctttttagttgtctGAGATTGCAGGTCTTGAACCACGGTTTATCTCCGTAGTCATCTTGGAAGATTTCATCACCGTCTCGGAATCCTGGATCACTACAAGCTGCTCCAATAGTTGTTGGAATGTTGGGTTTGTCAGGTTCTTTGATATAACACATACTTATCTCTTGGTACATGCTCGATTTATCATAACACATGTTTTCTTACTGTACGTTTTTATATTTTTCTACTTTACTTTGTTTGAATGTCATAATaggaaattaaaaaaaacatgTAAGGCTAACTGGCTAAGCCTTAGGGACTACAGAATGTCATAGTAGTAAATTATTTGGGTTTATACAATCATGTAGAATTGAAAACTTATTAGTTTATTGCCTTATTTTCACTTACCTTTCATCACCATGATGCCGCCATAATCCTCTGTATCTAAGTTCTACctatcagcatgttcgcttgttggtttcggtcagggcttatcagccatggtacagtatttttctctcacaacaaaccagcaccagtcggacttatcagcctagaaatcaaccagcgaacagactgtATATGTTATATCTCATCTCTTTGGTCCAAGAACGGGCCACTCTCGTTTCCATCTGTCGCGAAACTTTTTAGTGTGTAATTACAATCACGTGCGAGCTTAGCTGGTAAGGGCTTCGGTAACCATGGGATTACCATAGCCGTTTAGTGTTGTAACAAAACTCTATTCCcgcttaatgaaaaacgtgcctAGGCACGATCGTGAAAAAAATGTTATATCTCATCTCTCTTGTTTTTTTCCtcccttgttttttttttaaagaaagtgGCGGGAGGCCTTGCATTGAAGTAAGGTAAATAGAAGGTTTTGCCTCAATGGCAGACACACATCAACAGGCTACAGGACAACCACAAGCTCTTGAGAGGGCCATCCCGCAAAGAAACGAAAAAACAAGATGAAAGCCCCCAAAACTAAACTAGTTTTGAAAAGCACGTTGTCGTTGCTCATAATCCTCTTTTGTACGTAGTGCAACCGATAGAGGCGTGGAACAATCATTTTGGAAAATCCGTCGATTCCTTTCGTTCACAAATTCCACATGACATAGATGCATAATCCGTTGAGGTGTCGTCTTTTATCATTTGGTATTATTGTCTTTAGCGCAGCTTGCCACCAATCTTTTGGTATTGTCC
This region includes:
- the LOC136496243 gene encoding actin-binding protein wsp1-like, encoding MAGVKLNDQLLSVPVFMVRQNAARAAADQPHDEPMELQWPTPAERARSQAPGKRRARPEQTLPSPPVASSKESCVAPPAIPTSPWAAPPPPSPRLRPLPSSPAAPLLPSLAALPSRNANHDDALGGLTRSGDAPPSSLARAHPDLPTAALPLKAVMAAASPLLAATAAESPLPAVMAADPPLKAAAGEHAASAGNAAAQAVGAGSVAALASNDVLPPLHLRSLLFICLYSLSGAGVSLKVPLPSRSLSRSPSRFDPLVARHGRELRMVRLLTPCQFGAR